Proteins from one Thermotoga sp. SG1 genomic window:
- the rpe gene encoding ribulose-phosphate 3-epimerase, with the protein MVKIAASILACDLARLADEVKRVEEHIDMVHFDVMDGHFVPNISFGLPVLKALRKETSLPISVHLMITNPEDYVDRFVEEGADMVAVHYETTPHLHRIVHRIKDLGAKAFVAINPHTPVFLLSEIITDVDGVLVMSVNPGFSGQRFIARSLEKIRNLKRMIRDLGLETEIMVDGGVNEENASILVKNGATILVMGYGIFRNENYVELVKSIKREREESAD; encoded by the coding sequence ATGGTAAAGATCGCCGCTTCGATCCTTGCGTGTGATCTTGCAAGACTCGCCGATGAGGTAAAGAGGGTGGAAGAACACATAGACATGGTTCACTTCGACGTCATGGATGGACACTTCGTTCCGAACATCTCGTTCGGACTGCCCGTTCTCAAAGCCCTGAGAAAAGAAACCAGCCTTCCAATAAGTGTTCACCTGATGATCACAAATCCAGAGGACTATGTAGACCGCTTTGTGGAAGAGGGAGCAGACATGGTGGCGGTCCACTACGAGACAACACCACATCTTCACAGGATAGTACACAGGATAAAAGATCTTGGTGCGAAGGCGTTTGTTGCCATCAACCCCCACACACCGGTTTTTCTCCTGTCTGAGATCATAACGGATGTGGATGGCGTACTCGTGATGAGTGTGAACCCGGGCTTTTCCGGCCAGAGATTCATCGCGAGGAGTCTGGAAAAGATAAGGAACCTGAAGAGGATGATAAGGGATCTGGGGCTCGAAACGGAGATCATGGTCGACGGTGGTGTCAACGAAGAAAACGCTTCAATTCTGGTAAAGAACGGTGCAACGATCCTTGTGATGGGGTACGGTATCTTCAGAAACGAAAACTACGTGGAACTGGTGAAATCCATCAAGCGGGAAAGAGAGGAATCTGCTGACTGA
- the mutS gene encoding DNA mismatch repair protein MutS — MKMTPLMEQYLKIKEQYKDSILLFRLGDFYEAFFEDAKTVSKVLNIVLTKRQDAPMAGIPYHALNTYLKKLVEAGYKVAICDQMEEPSKSKKLIRREVTRVVTPGAIVEDEFLSETNNYMVVLVREKEKYCAVFCDVSTGEVLIHESIDEQEVLDLMKAYSVSEIVCPEDLESKLRETLPGVYIEVIDEWYFSEPEEEVKRVYGIEDIHHFELSSLAMKSLSALIKYIKYTMISEKLNLKPPVTISRKTFMILDSATVENLSLIPGEKGKNLFDVLNHTETPMGARLLKKWILHPLTDRHQIEDRLNAVEKLKEDRLKLERIRKLLSGVRDVERIVSRVEYNRAVPRDLVALRETLSVVPKLNEELSSFDFFEKLNFPDSLFDLLCKAIEDDPAGSPGEGRVIKRGFSPELDEYRDLLEHSEEKLKEFEEKEREKTGIQKLKVGYNQVFGYYIEVTKANLDKVPEDYERKQTLVNSERFITPELKEFETKIMAAKERIEELEKELFRKICEEVKRHKEILLEISEELARIDVLSTLAYDAILYNYTRPTFSEDRMEIIGGRHPVVERFTRDFVENDLYMDDEKRFTVITGPNMSGKSTFIRQVGLISLMAQIGSFVPAKKAVLPVFDRIFTRMGARDDLAGGRSTFLVEMNEMALILLKATRKSLVLLDEVGRGTGTQDGISIAWAISEELISRGCKVLFATHFIELTNLENLFPQVQNKTILVKEEESNVVFTHRVVDGVADRSYGIEVARIAGIPENVIRRAFEIMEKGFKTKSQRKNEKVKKFSQQIPLFPA, encoded by the coding sequence GTGAAGATGACACCCCTTATGGAACAGTACCTGAAGATAAAAGAACAGTACAAGGATTCCATCCTTCTGTTTCGTCTGGGAGATTTTTACGAGGCATTCTTCGAAGATGCCAAGACCGTGTCGAAGGTTTTGAACATCGTTCTCACAAAAAGACAGGACGCTCCCATGGCGGGCATACCGTACCATGCCCTGAACACCTACCTGAAAAAACTGGTCGAGGCAGGCTACAAGGTCGCCATCTGTGATCAAATGGAAGAGCCTTCAAAATCGAAAAAACTCATCAGGAGAGAGGTCACACGTGTTGTGACTCCCGGAGCCATAGTGGAAGACGAGTTCCTCAGCGAAACGAACAACTACATGGTTGTTCTCGTCAGGGAAAAAGAGAAATACTGTGCCGTGTTCTGTGATGTTTCCACCGGAGAGGTGTTGATCCATGAAAGTATCGATGAACAGGAAGTCCTAGACCTGATGAAGGCCTACTCTGTATCTGAAATCGTCTGTCCGGAAGATCTCGAATCGAAGTTAAGAGAAACGCTTCCCGGCGTATACATCGAAGTTATCGACGAATGGTACTTCTCCGAGCCCGAAGAAGAAGTGAAAAGGGTCTACGGAATAGAGGACATACACCACTTCGAACTCTCTTCGCTTGCCATGAAATCACTTTCGGCTTTGATAAAGTACATCAAATACACGATGATCTCTGAAAAATTGAACCTAAAACCACCAGTCACCATTTCCAGAAAGACCTTCATGATACTCGATTCTGCCACAGTGGAGAATCTCTCCCTCATTCCCGGGGAAAAAGGAAAGAACCTCTTCGACGTTCTGAACCACACGGAAACACCCATGGGCGCAAGGCTTCTGAAGAAATGGATCCTTCATCCACTGACCGATAGACATCAGATAGAGGATAGACTCAACGCCGTCGAGAAATTGAAAGAGGACAGGTTGAAACTGGAAAGGATCAGAAAACTCCTTTCCGGGGTGCGAGACGTTGAAAGGATTGTCTCAAGAGTGGAGTACAACCGGGCTGTTCCGAGAGACCTTGTGGCACTGAGGGAGACCTTGAGCGTTGTGCCGAAGCTGAACGAGGAGCTATCAAGTTTCGATTTCTTCGAAAAACTCAACTTTCCAGACTCCCTTTTCGATCTTCTCTGCAAAGCGATCGAAGACGATCCTGCGGGCAGTCCGGGAGAAGGAAGGGTGATAAAAAGAGGGTTTTCCCCAGAACTGGACGAGTACAGAGATCTTCTTGAACACTCAGAAGAGAAATTGAAGGAGTTCGAGGAAAAGGAAAGAGAAAAAACGGGGATACAGAAACTGAAGGTTGGATACAACCAGGTCTTCGGTTACTACATTGAGGTGACGAAGGCAAACTTGGACAAGGTCCCCGAAGATTACGAAAGAAAACAGACCCTTGTGAACTCCGAGAGATTCATCACGCCAGAACTGAAAGAATTCGAAACGAAGATAATGGCCGCAAAAGAGAGGATAGAAGAACTCGAAAAGGAACTCTTCAGGAAGATATGCGAAGAAGTGAAAAGACACAAAGAGATCCTCCTTGAGATTTCAGAAGAACTTGCCAGAATAGATGTACTCTCCACCCTGGCCTACGATGCGATTCTCTACAATTACACAAGACCCACCTTTTCCGAGGATAGGATGGAGATAATCGGGGGAAGACATCCGGTCGTTGAGAGATTCACACGGGATTTCGTGGAAAACGATCTCTACATGGACGATGAAAAGAGGTTCACGGTGATAACTGGTCCAAACATGAGTGGTAAATCCACTTTCATAAGACAGGTGGGACTCATCTCTCTCATGGCACAGATTGGCTCTTTTGTTCCTGCGAAAAAAGCAGTTCTTCCTGTGTTCGACAGGATATTCACAAGGATGGGAGCAAGGGACGATCTTGCTGGTGGTCGAAGCACGTTTCTTGTTGAAATGAACGAAATGGCGCTCATCCTTCTGAAGGCCACAAGAAAGAGTCTGGTTCTCCTGGACGAAGTGGGAAGAGGAACCGGCACACAGGATGGCATCAGCATCGCATGGGCGATTTCCGAAGAACTCATCTCCAGAGGATGCAAGGTCCTCTTTGCCACACACTTCATCGAATTGACGAATCTGGAAAACCTCTTCCCCCAGGTTCAGAACAAGACGATCCTTGTGAAGGAAGAGGAAAGCAACGTAGTGTTTACCCACAGAGTCGTGGATGGAGTGGCAGACAGGAGTTACGGTATAGAGGTGGCGAGGATTGCAGGTATTCCAGAGAACGTTATAAGGAGGGCCTTTGAGATAATGGAAAAAGGCTTCAAAACAAAGAGTCAGAGAAAGAATGAAAAAGTGAAGAAGTTCAGTCAGCAGATTCCTCTCTTTCCCGCTTGA
- a CDS encoding GNAT family N-acetyltransferase has translation MRVIFFEGDSELMEKAFEIRRKVFIEEQKVSEEDELDGKDPESLHALLEVNGKYVGVSRIRRIGEGIFKIERVAILKEERGKDYGRFLMKEVERELVSKGAKKLVLNAQIQVRGFYEKLGYKAKGEIFYEANIPHVRMEKVVGR, from the coding sequence GTGCGTGTGATCTTCTTCGAAGGTGACAGTGAGCTCATGGAAAAGGCGTTTGAAATCAGAAGGAAGGTGTTCATAGAAGAGCAGAAAGTATCAGAGGAAGATGAACTGGATGGAAAAGATCCAGAGAGTTTGCATGCTCTTCTGGAAGTGAATGGAAAGTACGTAGGCGTCTCCAGGATAAGAAGAATCGGCGAAGGGATTTTCAAAATAGAGCGCGTGGCAATTTTAAAGGAAGAACGTGGAAAAGATTACGGTAGATTTCTCATGAAAGAGGTGGAAAGAGAGCTCGTATCGAAAGGAGCGAAAAAGCTTGTTCTGAACGCTCAGATTCAAGTGAGGGGGTTTTACGAAAAGCTTGGATACAAGGCAAAAGGGGAGATATTCTACGAAGCAAACATTCCGCACGTGAGAATGGAAAAGGTGGTGGGACGGTGA